A segment of the Coffea arabica cultivar ET-39 chromosome 8c, Coffea Arabica ET-39 HiFi, whole genome shotgun sequence genome:
GTCCCATAACATTGAGAGCTCCACTTGTCGACTGACGTTGACCATCCTCCGCCAGATTGCCGAGTCCGTTAATTTGAGTTCTACCTGACAAGGATGAAGGCTTTTGCAATACTTTGCTTTCAAGAATATTGCCCACAACGATGATCCTGTTCGGAAATTCCACCAAAGCTTGCATGAAAAAGCTTTGTATACGTCCCATAGTCTCCGAAATCCGACTCCTCCCTCGTCAACCAGATAACACAAATGAGACCATCGTATCCAATGGTACTTCGAGTCCGCGGGTGAGGACCCCCACAGGAAGGCTGAGCAGGCATTTTCTATAGTTTTGAACAACTTACCCGGGAGCACTGCAGCTGATAGCAGATGCATTGGCATTGATGCCAACACATGTTTGATTAGAACTATTTTGCCTCCAAAGGAAAGTAATCTTGATTTCCATGACAAAATCCTCCCTAGAATAGACTGACAAACTCCTCCATAGTATGATGATTTACATCTTCCAAAGTATAGCGGGAACCCTAAATAACGTATCGGAAATGAGTGCCAGGCAAACCTGGTGATACGTTCAATTTGCCTTCTTCTCGCCAATGGCATCGATGGATGTACCAAGTAGTAGCTTTTTTGCACATTTATTAGCTGTCTCGAACACCTTTGATATGCCTTTAACACCTGCATGATAGCCTTCAGAGAAAAGGAAGAGCCATTTGCAAATATGAGAACATCATCCGCGAACGCCAAATGAGTTATAGAAGGACACCCATATGGAACTTTGAATCCCACGAAGCCCGACTGCATGATGAGATTATTTAATCCTCTAGACAACACCTCGGCCCCAATAATGAATAATGCAGGTGATAATGGGTCACCCTGACGAAACCCTCTCGAAGATTTAAAGAAACCGTAGGAGGAGCCATTTATAATGATTGAGAACCAGACATTAGAAAGCAATCGCCATACTAGGTCAATAAATATTTCCCCAAATCCAAACTTCCTCAGAACATTAATAATATGACCCCATGACACCCAGTCATACGCCTTGAACATGTCGAGTTTCATTAAAACATTCCCACCTCTATTCTTTTTTCCCATACTCGATACCACCTCTTGAGCTAGGAGAAAATTTTCCGTTATATTGCGGCCCTTCACAAAACCTGTCTGCTGGGGGGAAATAATTTTTGGCAATAAAACAGCCACTCTGTCCGCCAAAATCCGGGATaataatttattgaaaaaattacaTAGACTGATGGGcctaaaatgagaaaattccTGAGGATTTGGCTTCTTTGGAATTAGAACAATTGAAGTAGAGGTGATGAAACGGAGCAAATCCGCCCCACAGAAAAAACTGAGTACTGCATTGTAGACATCTTGGCCGATCACCTCCCAagcaaatgtaaaaaattttcctgTGAAACCATCTGGACCAGCAGCACTTTTTCCATCCATTAACTTGACGACTTCGTATACTTCCTTGATCGTAGGCACTGCTTCCAGCCTCTTATTATCCTCTCCCGAAACCATCGGCGGAATTAGGTGTAGCATATCGGAAGATGACTCCAAAGAACCCGTGAAGAGATTATTGAAATATTCTGTTGCCTCAGTTGATATATCATCATCCGTGTCTACCCAAACGGCGTTGGACTTTTTTATACGGTGTATCATTCCTTGAACGCGTCTCTACCTTACTACCGCATGAAAGTACCTTGAATTTCTATCTCCATGACGAAGCCATTTAACCCTTGCCTTTTGCCTCCAAAATTGCTCTTTAATTGACATTGCATGCCGCAACTCTGCCTGTGCCTTATTGAGCTCAATCTGACACTCTTCTGAATAATCTTGATCCGCAACCTCCTCTGCTCTATGGACCGCCATTTCCGCATAACGAACAGCATAAATATTTAATTACtacacaaattttttaaatttataatcatAACTTATACCTTCTTTTATTCTTACTAGGTTAAATATTTTCGAAAACTTGCTTAAATTCAGAGCATTAACATAGAAAACATGTTCTATAAGTtatgcaaaaattgtggacaactATGTGAAggtcatttttcaaaaatagtgtGTATGCACTGTAATGACGTAGTTGATACTGTTGTTAggtaattaatttcatgtacctttaatttcaacaaatttttctgtattatatataacattttatttatcaaacaggtACAATATTAACATACAAATCAAAGATTCCAGTGGCAACATGCATCTTAATCTACAGAATACACATGGACGATTCGTATTTGGTTGTGATGCTTCTTATCTCAGAGACTTACAAAGAAAGgtagaatttcttgatatat
Coding sequences within it:
- the LOC140013496 gene encoding uncharacterized protein; the encoded protein is MIHRIKKSNAVWVDTDDDISTEATEYFNNLFTGSLESSSDMLHLIPPMVSGEDNKRLEAVPTIKEVYEVVKLMDGKSAAGPDGFTGKFFTFAWEVIGQDVYNAVLSFFCGADLLRFITSTSIVLIPKKPNPQEFSHFRPISLCNFFNKLLSRILADRVAVLLPKIISPQQTGFVKGRNITENFLLAQEVVSSMGKKNRGGNVLMKLDMFKAYDWVSWGHIINVLRKFGFGEIFIDLVWRLLSNVWFSIIINGSSYGFFKSSRGFRQGDPLSPALFIIGAEVLSRGLNNLIMQSGFVGFKVPYGCPSITHLAFADDVLIFANGSSFSLKAIMQVLKAYQRCSRQLINVQKSYYLVHPSMPLARRRQIERITRFAWHSFPIRYLGFPLYFGRCKSSYYGGVCQSILGRILSWKSRLLSFGGKIVLIKHVLASMPMHLLSAAVLPGKLFKTIENACSAFLWGSSPADSKYHWIRWSHLCYLVDEGGVGFRRLWDVYKAFSCKLWWNFRTGSSLWAIFLKAKYCKSLHPCQVELKLTDSAIWRRMVNVSRQVELSMLWDRSCHFWYDNWLGSGALFLQAQVIPNLTFHNFVINGHWDLNSLGLTMPKEKMSSIMKHIPREEGSEVEVIWMHTTSGKFSLQSAFEDIRQARNKSMVFASIWHPRIPWKVSFFMLRLFLGRLPLPDRLCKLGFHLPSKCLCCSSASAESIEHLFANGQIASEVWNYFGGLCGFSCSGSSLPSSIVGWWLRLHDTETRQLIDRILPNIVCWQIWKARNKAMFEGVQMRSSGWRWRSSSGSNWFTTDCLFDFLEKLHLSVQKIGPSLSVFKHIRSEIRQIWKLLQEPVHFSHCYREANIVADALSNVGVSHPHQKVKVYDSFTMFPREARGAICLDKLGLPSIRKIRLEKAAAIIQGDLLITTLRRLMVNLSKIARFSPKLWYKKELYLVKSSSTDGEPFLVVTRDKIPNYEDEQGFELDKPIYGTTEFQVFELVSTTGGGKEITSRWKEVKNLGSRSIFLGHSSSMCLENNKLGPGIKSGHIYFTDDAWEAYLEIPEGGGKDMGVYNLEKGVTAPLYDAPLRLSRTCPSLWITPNF